The following are from one region of the Mycolicibacterium helvum genome:
- a CDS encoding homoserine dehydrogenase, translating to MSTPEKSIGVAVLGLGNVGSEVVRIIRDSAPDLAARIGAPLELRGVAVRNVSADRGLPVEMLTDNVEELVSRADVDLVVEVMGPVEPARKAILTALEGGKSVVTANKALLAQSTGELAQAAERAHVDLYFEAAVAGAIPVIRPLTQSLAGDTVLRVAGIVNGTTNYILSEMASTGADYSSALADASALGYAEADPTADVEGYDAAAKAAILASIAFHTRVTADDVYREGISKITPEDFESAKALGCTIKLLSICERVTGSDGQQRVSARVYPALVPLSHPLATVNGAFNAVVVEAEAAGRLMFYGQGAGGAPTASAVMGDLVMAARNRVQGGRGPRESKYAQLPIAPMGVIPTRYYVSMTVADRPGVLSSVAAEFAKREVSIAEVRQEGISGGSGARIVVVTHRATDAALSETVAALADHDAVQEVNSVLRLEGTAE from the coding sequence ATGAGTACACCCGAGAAGTCAATTGGTGTCGCGGTACTGGGACTGGGCAACGTCGGCAGCGAGGTCGTCCGGATCATCCGGGACAGTGCCCCCGACCTGGCGGCGCGCATTGGTGCCCCGCTCGAACTGCGGGGTGTCGCGGTGCGCAACGTCTCCGCTGACCGGGGCCTGCCGGTGGAGATGCTCACCGACAATGTCGAGGAACTGGTCTCCCGCGCGGACGTCGATCTGGTGGTCGAGGTCATGGGCCCGGTGGAACCGGCCCGCAAAGCGATCTTGACGGCGCTCGAAGGCGGGAAGTCGGTGGTGACGGCCAACAAGGCGCTACTGGCCCAGTCCACCGGTGAATTGGCGCAGGCCGCCGAACGGGCGCACGTCGACCTGTATTTCGAAGCGGCTGTCGCGGGTGCCATCCCAGTGATCCGCCCGCTTACCCAATCGCTGGCTGGTGACACTGTGCTGCGCGTGGCAGGCATCGTCAACGGCACCACCAACTACATCCTCTCCGAAATGGCCTCCACCGGAGCCGATTACAGCTCTGCGCTGGCCGATGCGAGCGCTCTGGGATACGCCGAGGCCGACCCCACCGCCGACGTCGAGGGTTACGACGCCGCGGCCAAGGCCGCGATTCTGGCTTCCATCGCATTTCACACCCGGGTCACCGCCGACGACGTCTACCGCGAGGGCATCTCCAAGATCACGCCGGAGGACTTCGAATCGGCCAAGGCGCTGGGCTGCACCATCAAGTTGCTCTCGATCTGCGAACGCGTCACGGGAAGTGATGGTCAACAGCGAGTTTCGGCCCGGGTATACCCGGCGCTGGTCCCACTGAGTCATCCGCTGGCGACCGTCAACGGGGCATTCAACGCCGTCGTCGTGGAGGCGGAGGCGGCCGGCCGGTTGATGTTCTACGGGCAGGGAGCCGGCGGCGCGCCGACGGCATCGGCGGTCATGGGCGATCTGGTGATGGCCGCGCGCAACCGCGTGCAGGGTGGTCGCGGGCCCCGCGAGTCCAAGTACGCCCAGCTGCCGATCGCGCCGATGGGGGTGATCCCCACCCGGTACTACGTCAGCATGACAGTCGCCGACCGGCCCGGTGTGTTGTCTTCGGTCGCAGCCGAATTCGCTAAGCGGGAAGTCAGTATCGCCGAAGTGCGCCAGGAAGGAATCAGCGGCGGCAGTGGTGCGCGCATCGTGGTGGTGACCCACCGGGCAACCGATGCCGCACTGTCCGAGACCGTTGCCGCGCTGGCTGACCACGACGCCGTCCAGGAAGTCAACAGCGTGCTGCGTTTGGAGGGAACCGCCGAATGA
- the lysA gene encoding diaminopimelate decarboxylase, with the protein MNTHPAGPRHAEEIHHSGAPARPRNAADVLMLAPNVWPRNLVRGTDGDVSIAGVTVTDLAAECGTPLFVIDEDDFRGRCREIAAAFGGGHNVHYAGKAFLCSEIARWVDQEGLSLDVATGGELAVALHAGFPPERIAFHGNNKSLDELTTAVKAGVGHVVLDSMTEIDRLDTVAGEAGVVQDVLLRVTVGVEAHTHEFIATAHEDQKFGLSLASGAAMAGVRRVFATDHLRLVGLHSHIGSQIFDVAGFELAAHRVIGLLRDVVAEFGVDKTAQISVVDLGGGLGISYLPQDDPPPIEDLAAKLGAIVRSESAAVGLPVPRLVVEPGRAIAGPGTVTLYEVGTVKDVVVGSDKTRRYISVDGGMSDNIRPALYGSEYDIRLVSRTSEAAPILARIVGKHCESGDIIVRDAWVSEDVTPGDLLAVAATGAYCYSMSSRYNLIGRPAVVAVRDGRARLILRRETVDDLLSLEVR; encoded by the coding sequence GTGAACACTCACCCTGCCGGTCCGCGCCACGCCGAGGAGATCCACCACAGTGGCGCCCCTGCACGGCCGCGGAATGCGGCCGATGTACTGATGCTCGCGCCGAATGTGTGGCCGCGCAACCTTGTTCGCGGTACCGACGGCGACGTTTCGATCGCCGGCGTGACCGTGACCGACCTGGCGGCCGAGTGCGGCACCCCGCTGTTCGTCATCGATGAGGACGACTTTCGCGGCCGTTGCCGCGAGATCGCCGCGGCGTTCGGTGGTGGCCACAATGTCCACTACGCGGGCAAAGCCTTCCTGTGCAGTGAAATTGCGCGCTGGGTGGACCAGGAGGGTCTGTCGCTGGACGTCGCGACCGGCGGCGAGCTTGCCGTCGCGCTGCACGCAGGATTCCCGCCCGAGCGAATCGCGTTCCATGGCAACAACAAATCGCTTGATGAACTGACGACCGCGGTCAAGGCGGGCGTCGGCCACGTCGTGCTTGACTCGATGACCGAGATCGACCGCCTCGACACCGTCGCCGGCGAGGCCGGTGTGGTGCAGGACGTCTTACTCCGGGTCACTGTCGGTGTGGAAGCGCATACCCACGAGTTCATCGCGACCGCGCACGAGGACCAGAAGTTCGGCCTGTCGCTGGCCAGCGGAGCCGCCATGGCCGGGGTACGTCGGGTGTTCGCCACCGATCACCTGCGTCTGGTCGGCCTGCACAGTCACATCGGCTCGCAGATCTTCGACGTGGCGGGCTTCGAGTTGGCCGCCCACCGGGTCATCGGCCTGTTGCGCGATGTCGTCGCCGAGTTCGGGGTGGACAAGACCGCGCAGATCTCGGTCGTCGACCTCGGTGGCGGATTGGGTATTTCCTATCTGCCACAAGATGATCCGCCGCCGATTGAGGACCTGGCGGCCAAGCTCGGCGCGATCGTGCGCAGCGAGTCGGCCGCTGTTGGCCTGCCGGTGCCGCGACTGGTCGTCGAGCCGGGACGGGCGATTGCTGGGCCGGGCACGGTGACACTCTACGAAGTCGGCACGGTCAAGGACGTGGTCGTCGGGTCGGATAAGACCCGGCGCTACATCAGCGTTGACGGCGGGATGAGTGACAACATCCGCCCCGCGCTGTACGGCTCCGAGTACGACATCCGACTGGTGTCGCGCACCAGCGAGGCTGCGCCCATCTTGGCTCGGATCGTCGGAAAGCACTGCGAGAGTGGCGATATCATCGTCCGCGACGCCTGGGTGTCGGAGGACGTGACACCTGGCGATCTGCTGGCAGTGGCTGCCACCGGCGCCTACTGCTATTCGATGTCGAGTCGATACAACCTGATCGGTCGCCCCGCCGTGGTGGCTGTGCGCGACGGTCGGGCCCGCCTGATCCTGCGCCGGGAAACCGTCGACGACCTGCTGAGTCTGGAAGTGAGGTAA
- a CDS encoding S8 family peptidase, with protein sequence MASDANEGAQIAPIPRDLIEYILMGGGDGRRRIQDTPVLLEVWNEFATKPVEAAELLITAEDDVTATELAAEIYRGIHRGHPDDDPGIAPLQHFVAARLWFGELLETVVPMTSWWQDSKTQAEFAKFTAETSSELVRAVIDAIGLRDRWLAADRRGTSVNPNGNAPNDKTPFERFVALCALVSYVGLSGFDSTSDNPPTERGAAGPTPRRTESQIAKAVLELLQTMQVRTDRPLVQRIALNRRATPAIARSVPTVKADAARRVFDIDCSGINWAVLDTGVDSTHPAFDGRVRATYDFTDYRRIVTPSNDKPAIRTANLQRLADARGDSPLPEDAGDKLEQIARAILDNRPLPWDLVDPIARIDTPVRPFTPHGTHVAGIIGAEKYDSDRQSANGMCPRIGLYDFRVLKSEGMSEDDRLDTESAIIAALQFIRYLNGKADRIAISGVNMSLQIPYDVSGDACGLSPVCKEAERLIDSGVVVVAAAGNLGWQETMVGRVRTNDFPSFTITDPGNAERVITVGSTHPEAPLSHGVSYFSSRGPTVDGRLKPDLIAPGERITAPLPKEEWGTLDGTSMAAPHVSGAAALLMARYRELIGKPDLVKKILCGTATDLGRERTFQGHGLVDVLRALQSQ encoded by the coding sequence ATGGCCAGCGACGCCAATGAAGGCGCACAGATCGCTCCCATTCCGCGTGACCTGATCGAGTACATCCTCATGGGCGGCGGCGATGGTAGACGCCGTATCCAGGACACTCCTGTGCTGCTGGAAGTGTGGAACGAGTTCGCCACCAAGCCCGTTGAGGCGGCGGAACTGCTGATCACCGCTGAGGACGATGTCACAGCGACCGAACTCGCCGCCGAGATCTACCGGGGAATCCACCGCGGGCACCCAGACGACGATCCAGGCATCGCCCCGCTGCAGCATTTCGTCGCCGCGCGGCTGTGGTTCGGCGAGCTCTTGGAGACCGTGGTCCCGATGACCAGTTGGTGGCAGGACTCGAAGACTCAAGCCGAATTCGCGAAGTTCACGGCCGAAACGTCGTCGGAGCTGGTCAGGGCCGTGATCGATGCCATTGGGTTACGAGACCGATGGCTCGCGGCTGACCGGCGAGGAACGTCGGTCAATCCGAACGGGAACGCGCCGAACGATAAGACACCGTTCGAACGGTTCGTCGCACTGTGCGCGTTGGTGTCCTATGTCGGGCTCAGCGGGTTCGACTCCACCTCGGACAACCCGCCCACCGAACGGGGTGCCGCCGGACCCACACCGCGGCGGACCGAATCGCAGATCGCGAAAGCGGTGCTCGAGCTGCTTCAAACAATGCAGGTCAGAACCGACCGGCCGCTAGTGCAGCGGATCGCGCTGAACCGGCGGGCCACACCCGCGATTGCCCGCTCGGTGCCGACGGTCAAGGCCGACGCCGCGCGCCGCGTCTTCGACATCGACTGTTCAGGCATCAATTGGGCCGTCCTGGACACCGGCGTTGACAGCACGCACCCGGCATTCGACGGGCGGGTCAGAGCAACCTACGACTTCACGGACTACCGCCGGATCGTGACCCCTTCCAACGACAAGCCTGCCATCCGCACCGCCAACTTGCAGCGGCTGGCGGATGCCCGAGGCGACAGCCCGCTACCTGAGGATGCCGGCGACAAGCTGGAGCAAATTGCCCGCGCGATCCTTGACAATCGGCCGTTGCCTTGGGATCTCGTCGATCCGATCGCGCGGATCGACACACCGGTCAGACCATTCACGCCGCACGGCACTCATGTCGCAGGCATCATCGGGGCCGAAAAGTACGACAGCGACCGCCAATCCGCGAACGGCATGTGCCCCCGCATCGGACTGTACGACTTCCGAGTTCTCAAATCGGAGGGCATGTCCGAGGATGATCGATTGGACACCGAATCCGCCATCATCGCTGCCCTGCAGTTCATTCGCTATCTCAACGGCAAGGCCGACCGGATCGCGATCAGCGGAGTCAACATGAGCCTGCAGATCCCCTACGACGTGTCGGGTGACGCCTGCGGCCTAAGCCCGGTGTGCAAGGAGGCCGAGCGATTGATCGACAGCGGGGTTGTGGTGGTCGCCGCGGCCGGAAACCTTGGCTGGCAGGAAACGATGGTCGGCCGCGTGCGCACCAACGACTTCCCCTCGTTCACGATCACCGATCCGGGGAACGCCGAGCGGGTGATCACAGTCGGGTCGACACATCCCGAAGCCCCGCTGAGCCATGGCGTGAGCTACTTCTCGAGCCGCGGCCCCACCGTCGACGGCCGGCTCAAGCCCGACCTCATTGCGCCCGGCGAACGGATCACCGCTCCCCTGCCCAAGGAGGAGTGGGGCACGCTCGACGGCACCAGCATGGCGGCTCCGCACGTGAGCGGGGCGGCAGCCTTGTTGATGGCCCGCTACCGGGAGTTGATCGGGAAACCAGACCTGGTCAAGAAGATTCTCTGCGGGACGGCGACCGACCTCGGCCGCGAGCGCACTTTTCAGGGCCACGGGCTGGTGGACGTATTGCGAGCACTGCAGAGCCAGTAA
- a CDS encoding PGRS repeat-containing protein, whose translation MIAAIVAYARSASSGSNVLISLPEIITALVTNEWQGRPIIGNGANGTAASPDGQGGGWLLGSGGKGYTWTDATCTDTAGCVGGNGGAGGLIGNGGNGGGGANGGAGGNGGSALLFGSGGSGGAGAANSADGGVGGTGGDGGTGGLIGGNGGDGGKGGDGATGGNGGAGGSAISFGFGYFAGAYHAGSVAGGNGGAGGTGTNGAGGNGGAGGTADLGGDPLWSYLLRVTSVITGSTGPGSAVGGTGGVGGDGTTAGGDGGLGGIAYNYGTGNSIGGKGGGGGGGTTAGGLGAAGGTAWAASGSATNGTDGSNGTP comes from the coding sequence GTGATTGCCGCGATCGTCGCGTATGCCCGCTCCGCCAGCAGCGGCTCGAATGTCCTCATCAGCCTTCCCGAGATCATCACCGCTCTCGTCACCAATGAGTGGCAGGGCCGCCCGATCATTGGCAACGGAGCGAATGGGACAGCGGCCAGCCCCGACGGACAAGGCGGCGGCTGGTTGCTGGGCAGTGGCGGCAAGGGCTATACGTGGACCGACGCGACCTGCACCGATACCGCGGGCTGCGTCGGCGGCAACGGCGGCGCCGGCGGGCTGATCGGCAATGGGGGCAACGGCGGGGGCGGCGCGAACGGCGGCGCCGGCGGCAACGGCGGTTCGGCACTCTTGTTCGGCTCCGGCGGAAGCGGTGGCGCCGGAGCCGCCAACTCTGCCGACGGCGGGGTCGGCGGCACCGGTGGAGACGGCGGCACCGGTGGGTTGATCGGCGGAAACGGTGGCGATGGCGGCAAGGGCGGTGACGGAGCGACCGGCGGGAACGGCGGTGCGGGCGGCTCTGCGATCAGCTTTGGATTCGGCTACTTCGCCGGCGCATACCACGCAGGAAGCGTCGCAGGCGGGAACGGCGGAGCCGGCGGGACGGGCACCAACGGAGCGGGCGGCAATGGCGGCGCCGGTGGCACTGCCGACCTTGGCGGCGACCCGCTCTGGAGCTACCTGTTGAGGGTGACGAGCGTGATCACCGGGTCGACCGGTCCCGGCTCGGCCGTCGGTGGCACGGGCGGCGTCGGCGGGGACGGCACCACCGCCGGTGGCGACGGCGGACTCGGCGGCATCGCCTACAACTACGGCACCGGCAATTCAATCGGCGGCAAGGGTGGCGGTGGAGGCGGCGGAACTACCGCGGGCGGGCTCGGCGCCGCAGGCGGAACCGCTTGGGCAGCAAGCGGTTCGGCGACCAATGGCACGGACGGTAGCAACGGGACGCCCTAG
- the argS gene encoding arginine--tRNA ligase, producing the protein MTPADLAELLKNTAAAVLTEHDLDPAALPATVTVERPRNPEHGDYATNLALQLGKKVGANPRELAGWLAAALAAADGIAAAEVAGPGFVNLRIEASAQGVIVQNIFAAGPSYGNSAVLDGTNINLEFVSANPTGPIHIGGTRWAAVGDALGRLLSTQGADVVREYYFNDHGAQIDRFTNSLIAAATGQPTPEDGYAGDYIKDIADQVLAKVPDALSLTGDEQKETFRSIGVDLMFTHIKKSLHEFGTDFDVYTHEDSMHTSGRVDQAIAKLRQTGNIYEKDGATWLRTTEFGDDKDRVVIKSDGQPAYIAGDLAYYLDKRQRGFDLCIYMLGADHHGYIARLKAAAAALGDDPDTVEVLIGQMVNLVRDGQPVRMSKRAGTVITLDDLVDAIGVDAARYALTRSSVDTPIDIDLQLWSSASSENPVYYVQYAHARLSALARNAADLGLAPDTAHLELLTHDKEGALIRNLGEFARVLNSAASLREPHRVCRYLEDLAGDYHRFYDSCRVLPQGDETPGSLHQARLALCAATRQVIANGLAILGVSAPERM; encoded by the coding sequence GTGACACCCGCCGACCTCGCCGAGCTGCTCAAGAACACCGCCGCTGCGGTGCTCACCGAGCATGACCTGGATCCCGCCGCCCTGCCTGCGACGGTGACTGTCGAGCGTCCGCGTAATCCTGAGCATGGCGACTACGCGACCAACCTAGCCCTGCAGCTGGGCAAGAAAGTCGGCGCAAACCCCCGCGAGCTGGCCGGTTGGCTGGCCGCCGCGCTGGCCGCGGCCGACGGCATCGCGGCCGCGGAGGTCGCCGGCCCCGGCTTCGTGAACCTGCGTATCGAGGCTTCGGCGCAGGGCGTCATCGTGCAGAACATCTTCGCCGCCGGCCCGAGCTACGGAAACTCGGCGGTGCTCGACGGCACGAACATCAATCTGGAGTTCGTCTCGGCCAACCCGACCGGCCCCATCCACATCGGCGGTACCCGCTGGGCCGCGGTCGGTGATGCGCTGGGTCGGCTGTTGAGCACCCAGGGTGCCGACGTCGTGCGCGAGTACTACTTCAACGACCACGGTGCCCAGATCGACCGGTTCACCAACTCCTTGATCGCGGCGGCTACCGGTCAACCCACGCCCGAGGATGGCTACGCAGGCGACTACATCAAGGACATCGCCGACCAGGTGCTGGCCAAGGTGCCCGATGCTCTGAGCCTGACCGGTGACGAGCAGAAGGAGACCTTCCGCTCGATCGGCGTCGACCTGATGTTCACCCACATCAAGAAATCGCTGCACGAGTTCGGCACCGACTTCGACGTCTACACCCACGAAGATTCGATGCACACCAGCGGGCGGGTCGATCAGGCCATCGCCAAGTTGCGCCAGACCGGCAACATCTATGAGAAGGACGGCGCAACCTGGTTGCGCACAACAGAATTCGGCGACGACAAAGATCGGGTCGTCATCAAGAGTGACGGACAGCCCGCCTACATCGCCGGTGACCTGGCCTACTACCTGGACAAGCGCCAGCGCGGCTTCGATCTGTGCATCTACATGCTCGGGGCCGACCACCACGGCTACATCGCCCGGCTCAAGGCGGCCGCCGCAGCCCTCGGTGACGACCCTGACACCGTCGAGGTGCTGATCGGCCAGATGGTCAATCTCGTGCGTGACGGTCAGCCGGTGCGGATGAGTAAGCGAGCCGGGACCGTCATCACCCTCGACGACCTGGTCGACGCCATCGGCGTGGACGCCGCCCGTTACGCGCTGACCCGCTCCTCGGTGGACACCCCAATCGACATCGACCTGCAGCTGTGGTCGTCGGCGTCCAGTGAAAACCCGGTCTACTACGTGCAATACGCGCACGCCCGGCTCTCGGCGCTGGCCCGCAACGCCGCCGATCTCGGACTGGCTCCCGACACCGCCCATCTGGAATTGCTGACCCACGACAAAGAGGGCGCGCTGATCCGCAACCTCGGTGAGTTCGCCCGGGTGCTCAATTCTGCTGCGTCGCTGCGTGAGCCGCACCGGGTGTGCCGCTACCTGGAAGACCTGGCCGGCGACTACCACCGGTTCTACGACTCGTGCCGAGTGCTGCCGCAGGGTGATGAAACCCCGGGGAGCCTCCATCAGGCGCGCCTCGCGTTGTGTGCGGCCACCCGTCAGGTGATCGCGAACGGTTTGGCCATCCTCGGCGTGTCCGCCCCGGAGCGGATGTGA
- a CDS encoding ComEC/Rec2 family competence protein, translated as MADSIFRLEVVRARYGDCLLLHYGTEDEPKLALIDGGPTTVYRNFLRPRLEQIRDERGLDEDTPLRLNLVMLSHIDEDHVFGLLDLTEELLDAKQQHAPRIVEIEDLWHNTFDDIIDNDAQELTQAVTASFGAAALNGELPDDLVDELDAADQTDAVIDTIKIVASVAQGRDLRINADNLEIERNVETDGKLVMAPSEPASFDMGGGLSLTVAGPMLDDVKTLQKKHKEFLRTHPELAQHIAAALAEYADNSPYNLSSIVALATSGDRKILFTGDARGDKIIEGLELVGIAEEGKTLHVDVLKGPHHGSSNNVSLDFFQRITADHYVFSGNGKFGNPERATLEALADARGSAPYEIHLTYPIDEIDRARKDDWDQHREDELRRHETRPATTVRPEWSDADNSLAAFLDANPDVRERVSFVEEGVPHSIDLSGQA; from the coding sequence ATGGCCGACAGTATTTTTCGCCTGGAGGTCGTGCGCGCACGGTACGGCGATTGCCTCCTGCTTCACTACGGGACAGAGGACGAACCAAAGCTGGCACTCATCGACGGCGGCCCCACTACGGTGTACCGGAATTTTCTGCGACCGCGGCTCGAGCAGATACGCGACGAGCGCGGCCTCGACGAGGACACCCCATTGAGGCTCAACCTCGTGATGCTCAGCCACATCGACGAGGACCACGTATTCGGGCTGCTGGACCTTACGGAAGAGTTGCTCGATGCAAAGCAGCAACACGCGCCGAGAATCGTTGAAATCGAGGATCTTTGGCACAACACCTTCGATGACATCATCGACAATGATGCGCAGGAGTTGACCCAAGCCGTTACGGCAAGTTTCGGCGCCGCTGCCCTGAACGGCGAATTGCCCGATGATTTGGTCGACGAACTCGATGCGGCAGACCAGACCGACGCCGTCATCGACACGATCAAGATCGTCGCAAGTGTCGCACAAGGACGAGACCTTCGGATCAACGCAGACAATCTCGAAATCGAACGCAACGTCGAAACCGACGGCAAGCTCGTGATGGCGCCCTCGGAGCCAGCATCTTTCGATATGGGCGGCGGGCTCTCACTCACCGTCGCCGGCCCGATGCTCGATGATGTGAAGACACTGCAGAAGAAGCACAAGGAGTTCCTCAGGACTCATCCTGAACTGGCACAGCACATTGCCGCAGCGTTAGCGGAGTATGCCGACAACTCCCCCTACAACTTGTCGAGCATCGTCGCGCTCGCCACATCAGGCGACAGGAAGATCTTGTTCACTGGCGACGCACGCGGAGACAAGATCATCGAAGGTCTAGAACTCGTCGGCATCGCCGAAGAGGGGAAGACCCTTCACGTCGACGTGCTGAAGGGCCCGCACCACGGCAGCTCCAACAATGTCAGCCTCGACTTCTTCCAGCGCATCACCGCCGACCACTATGTGTTCTCTGGTAACGGGAAATTCGGCAATCCCGAGCGCGCGACCCTGGAAGCGCTGGCCGACGCACGAGGCAGCGCGCCCTACGAAATCCACCTGACGTATCCCATCGACGAGATCGACCGCGCACGCAAGGACGACTGGGACCAGCATCGCGAGGATGAACTCAGGCGTCACGAAACCAGGCCGGCGACGACCGTCCGCCCCGAGTGGTCGGACGCCGACAACAGCCTTGCGGCTTTCCTTGATGCCAATCCCGATGTGCGCGAGAGAGTTTCATTCGTCGAAGAGGGCGTTCCGCACTCCATCGATCTGAGCGGTCAAGCGTGA
- a CDS encoding DUF2235 domain-containing protein — protein sequence MTGPTVVRNLLVCLDGTNNEPEHDATNVARIYDVAKKDTDQLVYYDPGVGTMGARGAVTRLGKALTRAQGLAAGYGIEDNLEEAYNWLSRNYQAGDRIYVFGFSRGAYKARALTGMLHTVGLLRPGTENLTPYAVKLYAQAGPGAEAGPGGKNAEDKFWDVRDEFVRVFGNPEFPSTFDTKAPQVHFLGVWDTVKSVGWLNLKGQFETARWPFTRKIGNVGLARHAMALDEKRRPYGIYRFDPTTVTDSAGRYQERWFAGVHSDVGGQFPDDHKLSDVAFSWMVKEAAHADFRINKQKYNWLLNSRFDDELPADRAMGKIHNPGKMWWLAGGWSHREVLRTDTLHPSVQFRLANDKNYRVSRE from the coding sequence GTGACCGGCCCAACCGTCGTGCGAAATCTCCTTGTCTGCCTGGATGGCACCAATAACGAACCCGAGCATGACGCCACCAATGTCGCGCGAATCTACGACGTCGCCAAGAAGGACACCGACCAACTCGTCTACTACGACCCGGGCGTCGGGACGATGGGCGCGCGCGGCGCAGTAACCCGATTGGGCAAGGCGCTGACACGCGCCCAAGGCTTGGCGGCCGGCTACGGAATCGAAGACAACCTCGAGGAGGCATACAATTGGCTGTCGCGCAATTATCAAGCAGGAGATCGCATTTACGTGTTCGGCTTCTCGCGCGGGGCGTACAAGGCACGAGCACTGACGGGGATGCTGCACACCGTTGGCCTGTTGCGGCCCGGCACTGAAAACCTCACCCCATATGCCGTCAAGCTCTACGCGCAAGCCGGACCGGGCGCGGAGGCAGGCCCCGGCGGGAAGAATGCCGAGGACAAGTTCTGGGACGTCCGCGACGAATTCGTAAGGGTATTCGGTAATCCCGAGTTTCCCAGCACGTTCGACACCAAAGCTCCGCAAGTTCACTTCCTAGGCGTCTGGGATACCGTGAAGTCGGTTGGCTGGCTGAATCTGAAGGGACAATTCGAGACAGCACGTTGGCCCTTCACCCGTAAGATCGGCAATGTGGGCCTCGCGCGGCACGCGATGGCGCTCGACGAGAAGCGAAGGCCCTACGGTATTTACCGATTCGATCCCACAACAGTCACCGACTCTGCCGGACGCTATCAGGAGCGGTGGTTCGCCGGTGTGCACAGCGACGTCGGCGGCCAGTTCCCGGACGACCACAAGTTGTCCGACGTTGCATTTTCGTGGATGGTGAAGGAGGCAGCGCACGCCGACTTTCGTATCAACAAACAGAAGTACAACTGGCTGCTGAATTCGAGGTTCGACGACGAGCTACCCGCGGACCGCGCAATGGGCAAGATTCACAATCCCGGAAAGATGTGGTGGCTGGCGGGTGGTTGGAGCCATCGCGAAGTCCTGCGCACCGACACCCTCCATCCAAGCGTGCAGTTTCGCCTCGCCAATGACAAGAACTATCGAGTCTCCCGAGAGTGA
- the thrC gene encoding threonine synthase, whose translation MSSTKSQAVHTPWPGLIAAYRDRLPVAPDWTPITLLEGGTPLISAPRLSEKTGCTVHLKVEGLNPTGSFKDRGMTMAVTDAVARGQKAVLCASTGNTSASAAAYAARAGITCAVLIPQGKIAMGKLAQAVMHGAKIIQIDGNFDDCLELARKLTADYPTIALVNSVNPVRIQGQKTAAFEIVDALGTAPDVHSLPVGNAGNITAYWMGYSEYHRDGLTDKLPRMLGTQAAGAAPLVTGKPVSNPETIATAIRIGSPASWDGAVGAQQASGGRFLAATDEEILAAYHLVAEAEGVFVEPASAASIAGLLKSIDDGWVKPGSTVVCTVTGNGLKDPDTALRDMPTVKPLPVDPGAVIAELGLV comes from the coding sequence ATGAGCTCGACGAAATCGCAAGCCGTGCATACCCCGTGGCCGGGGCTGATCGCCGCCTATCGTGACCGGCTGCCGGTCGCCCCCGATTGGACGCCGATCACCCTTCTCGAGGGTGGCACCCCGCTGATCAGTGCGCCGCGATTGTCTGAAAAGACCGGTTGCACAGTTCATTTAAAGGTCGAAGGCCTCAACCCCACGGGCTCGTTCAAGGACCGTGGCATGACGATGGCCGTCACTGATGCCGTTGCCCGCGGCCAGAAAGCGGTGCTGTGCGCCTCGACGGGGAACACCTCTGCCTCCGCAGCGGCGTACGCCGCCAGGGCCGGTATCACCTGTGCGGTGCTGATCCCCCAGGGCAAGATCGCGATGGGCAAGCTGGCGCAGGCAGTGATGCACGGCGCCAAGATCATTCAGATCGACGGCAACTTCGATGACTGTCTGGAGCTGGCCCGCAAGCTTACCGCCGACTACCCGACGATCGCGTTGGTCAACAGCGTCAACCCGGTGCGCATCCAGGGGCAGAAGACCGCGGCGTTCGAAATCGTCGACGCGCTGGGAACGGCACCCGACGTGCACTCTCTGCCGGTCGGTAACGCCGGCAACATCACCGCGTACTGGATGGGTTACAGCGAGTACCACCGAGACGGGCTGACCGACAAGCTGCCACGGATGCTCGGCACCCAGGCGGCTGGCGCCGCCCCACTGGTGACCGGCAAGCCGGTGAGTAATCCCGAGACCATCGCCACCGCGATCCGAATCGGTTCGCCCGCGTCCTGGGACGGCGCCGTGGGCGCGCAGCAAGCGTCCGGCGGTCGATTCCTGGCCGCCACCGACGAGGAGATCCTGGCCGCGTATCACCTGGTCGCCGAGGCCGAGGGTGTGTTTGTCGAGCCGGCGTCGGCGGCGAGTATCGCCGGGCTGCTCAAATCCATCGACGACGGCTGGGTCAAGCCCGGCTCCACGGTGGTCTGCACCGTGACCGGCAATGGACTCAAGGACCCCGATACCGCGCTTCGCGATATGCCCACGGTGAAGCCGCTGCCGGTCGATCCCGGGGCCGTCATCGCCGAGCTGGGCCTGGTCTGA